AATTCATCTCAGACCATTATGATGCAtaatacagtattacagtattcACTCACCGACTGGGTTATTCCCTCTAAGTCTTTAGCTTCAAGAGGCTCAATTCTTTTTTATAAGCTGGTTGCTAACTTTTTATGGCTGGAAATAATGCCCCTGGGACTGGTCACATTAAACTAAAATAGCAGGTTTCTTGCCcataaacaatgagctgaacaATGTTAATGAAAACCCTGTTACAAAAAATGGAGACATGGAAAAAATGGAACAAGCCAAATGGAGAGCAACAAAGGAGTTCCCCAGGATGGACTGGTATGTCATGTTTACAGaatgcagcaaaaataaataaatcaccagTAAATATTTCACCACTCAACTAGACTCATCTGTATCGCCTGAGGAAACACCTAAGTGCTGGGAACTGCTgccactgatgctgctgctgattcatttttttttttttaaatctctgccTTGTTCTTCATTGTTTATTAACAAATAAGTCTTGCAGTGCccataaacaataataaatgatcAGGAATGATTTGAAGTAAAATGTCTGTCACTGTTTAGATTGAGGGAATTCTGATGCTGCAAATTCTAAAATTTTATACTTGTTTACCGGTTGATCATCATGTTATTGATGTCATTCCACTTTCACATAACCCTGATAGAATACAAAACTAATTTACCACGAGACCACAGTTTAAAAGATCAGTCAACCAACTTCAGTTATCAGAAGCCTGTTCTAGCTGTCACTATATTTCACTGCTAGTCTTCTACCAATCATCTACATTGATGCACTGAAAATGCACAAATATCACCATTGTTTAACTAATGAATAGGAAATggggatgaaaaagaaaaatagtagAAATaagttcttttttgtttgttttttaattttttctcatAGTACATCCCCCTTTCACAAACATCATGTCCTTATTCAGGCATGCTGAGCTTTTACAGGTCATGACGCTCTTCAACGCTCAACAGTCTATTACAGTTCAACTACAAAATTATGATGTGATCATGCTCTCAGTAATCCATTTGTTGGTTTAATGCtaaatcaattaaataaattaaatgtcatttaaaaatgtcatttaatttaatttaagtcaATCATTTAATTTAGTTGTGGGATTTATTTTTTGATGGTATTTTATAGTCTGATAATCTGGTGTGCtcacataaaatatattgtggTGGTGTGTTGTTGTCTTGAAAGACATGCTATCTGGCTTCCATAACAAGATGCACTATTTGGTTTGAATGGTGTTATTAAAGATACCAATAATGTtccacaaaaatgttttaatgatcaGCATgagagttttatttatttgttctatttgctttttttttgttgtttttttttttttttgtttgccatgttggaaaaaacacagtaaataaaattttcagttttctattGGTTGGACAAccaaaaaggacagaaactcATTCCACCACCGTAAGTTAACTTCCATCGTACCAAGGTTCAGTGTCACCAATTATTATGGCAACCTCAGTGGAAGGAGGTAAATGCACTGCTTCAAAAAGTCAAacatgcaatttatttttctcagtcaTGTTGTAGGAGTTCACAGTAAATAGTTTCCTATGAACACATTCTAGTTTTGAGATTCCCTGGTACAGTTTAACACAGTGATGACTGAAGCTGTCTCCCACTTAATGAAATCGTTTGTTTTGCCACGTTGCTCATCTAAACTGTGTCAGCAGTTGTTCCTGGTGTTGTACCAAAATCTGTTTCCTATAAAAATAGGTTTCCTCTGGTGATACATCTTCATTTCGacttcacacaaaaacaagtcaaTTTGAGTTTTCAtaggttgtttaaaaaaaagtggtaCTTTCCTGATGACAACATATTAGTTTCCCCTGGCACGGCAGGCAATCGGAGGCTGCATGCTGTTGCCTCTTTGTTATATGAGTTATTTCCATGTAGAGAGACCTGTTTTATATTACTGCGAGAAAATATGGCTCCTTgggaataaacaaaaaaaacctgggTAGTGGTGGAAACAGAGATGTGAACAGACAAGGAAGACATATCAAAagtcacattttacatttacaaaatatatattttttaatgctgtACATTTGCACAAAACATACAATTTTCTATCTTGTATATTTTTCATACCAAGCGCCCATGTCTTTAGACTTCCACAATAATTTACATTCAATTCTCCATATGTAGCTTGTCACAAAACACCTCCACAATTTGAAACTGCAATCAGGATATTTCTATCTCAGTTTATGAAGACCAGTCTGGGCTGTTTTGAGTTCTGTTGTCACCATAAGGTTGCCAGGCTACAAACAGAAAGATACGGCTGTGCATTGCCAAGAAATAGACTGTCCTCCTCTTAAAAAATGACTCATACTGTAGGTGTCCTGTGCAAACTGCTTATTAAGATCTGTAAGTATATTCTATTCTAACCTCTAGTGGCTGCAGCAAATATGAGTggagcaaaggaggaagttAGGCGATGCACCAAATAGAGCAACAAAGTCCATGTAAGGAGGAAGAATGGATCAGTCAAATACAAGACTCTCATACCAGAAATTACTTCTAATTTCTTCTTGGAAGCCTTAGCCATGTGCTTATTACTGTAACTACAGATGCCCTCTAACCATAAAGACACGCTACCTATTGTTTTTTTCAGCCACTAATGAGATTCTGAACAAAGTATAAATAAATTGCCCTTTGACACTTAAATTTTGGTACAACACCATGAACAACTGCTTTAGATGAGCAATATGGCAATATTTCTGCCCATCACTGGGAAATAaaagtgtttcagtgtcatAGGTAGTCACAGGTAAAATCTCTGCATAACACTTGCAACAGGTTGAAACATTTAATTACAGCTATTAAAGGAATGATAAATGAGGTCTATCATGAGTAAGAGGATGACGGTATTTAGCAAGGATTGAGCAAGTATTGCTTTGCAGCTGGAAATATGGGTCCAGGCCACAGAGATTTCTGTTTCACAAGTATGGAGGTATCAAACAACATATCCATCTCTGACTTTAATGGGAAATATTTGAAAGTCGTAAATTAATTCTAAAAACATCCAAATTGTGTTAGGGCATGTTGATGGTCTGCACTGAAATTCAAATACTGAATTCTTTAACCAAACGGAAGTGAAGTGTTTGTTTGCGTGTCTGTAAACAGCTGTACCAACAGGGCTTAATGGTTAATTCAGCTCAGCATGTGTCAGAAAATGCTTTAAATCTATCAGGCTTTTAGACTGGATGTGGCCACCACACAGTCTAGCCAGGTAATGAAACTGCGTTCACGCCTATTTTGGTTTTGTCTCCTGATGCTTCCACAAGAACGACCACGTCTGGGATGAAGTAACACACCTTTTGGAGTGTGACAGCACTGTGGACACGCCAAGGCTGTTTAAAAGCTAGTGAAGTTTCCTGAAGGAACCAGCTTGAAGTTAGAGAACACAAGCCAGATATTTAAGCCATTATTAAGTTGTTTACACCTGTACTCTACGGTGCCACGCAGTCAGCTCTAACGATCAAGGGATTTGAATTACTGTTTGCTGTGCAAGATGAAGTTTTTTCTTCTGATGGTTTTCTGCTTCATCAGTCCCCTTGTTGCTGTAAGTACAAAATTATCATTATATAGTCCATTCTTGCTATAACGTGTGTGACTTATGAATGAGATCACACTAATGCAAAATCTTTTTCACAGAATTGTCATCATTATAGAAGTGATTCCGGCAGTCATGAGGTAAGAATGAATTTTCATCACCATAATAGTGAGTCTGACAGTGATGAGGtaagaattaaataaatcatttactgTGTCAACTATAGTGAGAGCACACCAAAAGCCAATccttttttcaaataatttttttttgtgtgtttttcattgtctttgctTTGTCTTGCTGCAGAGAAACTACTCAAGGTTTAGGCCCAAGGTGTTTCGTCCCTCGTCTTCCTTCCCTTTCTGGCCTCTGAAACCCGCTAAGCGTCCGcatccaccacctccacctccacctcctcctccacctcctcctccactcccacctccacccccaccaccaACTCTGAAACCGACCACCAAACCAACCAAAAGCCCAACCCCAGAACCAGGCACGTTGCCCCCACCAGGTCCTACTACCGTGAAGCCGCGAGGAGACAACAGGTGACCTGTGACAATCTGTAAAATAACTGATTAAATTACTTCACTACTCCAACAACAAAATAGTAATAAGTGATGGAAATAgatactgtgtttgtgtgtgtttgatgtttgtagtattttagGATTTGAAAGTCATGTTTCATTGACTTTTACAGAAGAATAAATGAAActgcttgttttcacatttcagtaTTGGCTCAGCAACCTTTCCACGTTCCTATGTATTTCTCTGCTCATCACTTTCCAAATCATGTGCAGCAGTATAACATCTTGTTCAACTCTTTTCCACATCAAATCAGTCTACAGtctatatgaaaatataaaggATATAATGATATATATGATTTGGAACATATAAAATAGAAACAGGTATTTTGTGAAGATGTAATTATGAGTTTTGGGGGAGGTTGGTCCTGGAGACACCTGTGGGAGGATTTTCACGTCACACTACTGTAATATCCACTCAGTGGGTGCAGACAGTACTATCCCTGGATCAACACAGCTCAAGGAAGGGATGAGTGTTGAGCCTGTAATACCCGACTCTCTGCTTCATCAGTGAAGTCTGTTGGATTGCACTTTTTATCATGACTCAGGCACTTGACCAATATTTTCCTCACTGCACTGTcttttgctgcatttatttACTGAGACTCtgacaaaaaaatatgtacCATCACATTCACATTCTTTCAAACACACTGTACACTTTCTTAATATACAACTGAATCACGGTTCTTTCATGTATTTTGCTTGTGCCCAGTCAGTGGGTTTTGCACCTTCATTATGAATGTAATTGTATTTCTAAGTTTGTTTGTCATTGTTAATTTAGCCATGAATTTATATGAGTCATTGGTCCAGTATCCATCATTAAATTTTCAATATGAATAAATTATGGTCTGTgtgataaaaatgtctttttttaaatataacttATCCTCATAATGGCCTTGTTACACTAAATGAAGCAAAACTATAAAGTCATATTGGATTGAAAATGATGTACTGTAATTAAAGAAAAAGGTCCTCTCAGTGAGATAAAGTCTTCAAAAAACTGTCTCCATCCTATAGTCAACATTCAAACTTATGTGGCTATCAAAGAAAGtacaaaatccatccatccatccatcttctatacccgcttttcctgttcagggtcacggggatccgctggagcctatcccagctctctctcgggtggaaggcaggggtacaccctagacaggtcaccagtctgtcgcagggccacatatagacacacaaagacagacaacctcacacactaagtacaaaatcaaacatgcaaaataattATAAAGGAGGCTCCAGAGACGGTTTGAATGTTTTATGGTCTGAGTCAAAAAACCATAGTCTGGTTGAAAAGCTGTTCTTGCAAATGTGTCCAATTTGCAGCTGGAAATGCAATGTAATATAGAGAACATCTAGATATAACACATTTGAATATGCAAGCTACTGTTGGTGAGTtattaaacaaaatgtattttattatagCACCCCATTAAGGCTGACATGTGTCAATTAAGatgcatttttattgatttgtaaGTTGCATTaattttttcaaaattatttatctcctgcagtgtttgtgtcttaCCATTAAGAGTGAATTGACTGTaattcatatttccaaaatgtctacctcaagtattttttaaatggttATTTGTGTggttattattttcattaatattcTAGGTGGGATTTCTTGTAAACTGTCAACTTGTCAATTTATTACAGATATGCCAAGGACCTTTATCAGACATAGCATCTACGTATTAGTGCCACATACTACAATTATTCTAGTACAGCgatgtgttttatattatgaTTTAAATGACCTCTgaaggactggtgacctgtccaggatgtagccctgcctttcacccaaaagagagctgggctAGAcaccagcagatccctgtgactctaaataggaatacactgatatagatgatggatggatgaatggattttAATGACTGAAGGTCTGTGACTGAACCCTTAACAGGCCCACCTGCTTTTCTGCAATTTCCAATGCACATTAAACAGATTTGGTTTGACCATAATTACAAAGGTGAGACTCTGACACATCAGTCACACCCACAAGTGGTCTGAAAAGGGTTGGGTTCTTatctgtttgtttattcatttcttaGACATGACGGCGGTATAattgaagaaaaacaagcagtttAGCGTATTCAGTggattttctttggtttttacACCATTACTTCATTCACACTAAAAGATTACAAagaatttgtctgtttttttctggtgtGTGATTGGTTGTTTCACCCTGTGAGTGCTGCATAAGTCTCCTTCCATGCAGCTTGACTGAATTACTCCAAGTGCTCTAAGTGGACATTCCTTGACGTCTTTCACTGATCTTGTGGGAACTGCTTCAAAACCATATAGATTCttgttttgcctttattttgaaaatgatcaTTGTACTTTTGTTGTCATCTTTTACCATAATGGTATCTGCAGTACCAGTAAGtagacatattttttttaaaatgattaaattttTTCTCTATCATTCAGTTTAACATTATTATTTGACTATATTAAGTTATAACGTAAGTCTATATACGATCTGCTGTGACAATGATCACTTTGCTTTTATACTTTCAGGTCCGTCctaatgtttttcttcacttgTTATCACAAAGAGAACCCACTCAAGCTCAACGAGTTCAACCTGTTGAAGCTACAAACCACAAACCACAGACACTAGCCAATGTGGAGCAACCACAGCCTGGAGTCCCACAGCCAATGGATCCCCAAGGTAGCCCCCAGACTGTTCCTTCACTACAGCAATACAGCTGGCCTCCACTAGGAGGCAGTCCAATGATCGTGCCGGTGCAGCCGAGTGTCTATGGATTTCTGCCTGCTAACCAACCAGCACTCCCACAGCAGCCACTGGTAGGacataatgagaaataaataacaataatctGGAGCCACATATATTGCAGAAACAACACTAAAACAAAGGCAATGCATTTAACACAACTTTAAAGCTATTTTCCCAATTTCTCATTTGTTATTGTCTTATTTAGGACAATAATAATTTCAAGTgaattttaagtttgttttgttgctgcttaCAGATTTTCCCTCATTATGGATACCTCCCTTTGTTTTCATCACCACACACAAATCAGGTGGTAAGattattattaaagaaaagACTAAGACTGTGATTGGAGACAGCTCTGTGCACTGTGCTAATACTGACTGTAAAAACTGAATATTCTTTTAAGCAAATCCCAGCTTGAAAGATTTCACCTGGGGATATTTCTACTTTGCAGTTCAGGGTTTTATCTGTTGATGCTCTTAACTTTTACTGTGTAGGATACAACTTGACAAAACCTGAAACTCTTTCACAACAGGCAGAGTTGTGGTAATAAAGACATTTGTTCTATTCAATATGTTGGTTGATTTATAACTCATATTAAAACTTAGATGCTGTTTTGTCTTGTATGTGACTCTCTGTGGAAAGTTATAATGCAGTTGTAATCTTTTGTATCTGAGGTGTGATTTATGCGAGCATTAGaattgcatttttgttttgtcttattgCAAAAAATTGTTGTGTTGaatgtcttcattttcattgattttacCTTTTTCCTTCAGTTCTCCCCATATGGGTTCCCAGTGATTCGTGATGCAGCTTTTCCACCCACTCCGGAAAATCCAGCTCCAAACAGCCCAGTGTTACCTGCAGAAACACCCTCTGGAACTGCTCCTTCAAGAGACACACTGCAGACAATGCAGCAACCACAGGtgcctctgctgtgttttattacaaACTGACAGAACGGCTCATAAAATGAAAGACTGCACTTTCTACCACAAAATATGGAAAAAGGGAAACTAAAGGGAATATAATATAGTTGCATGATAATGAGACTGTTTCTCTTTCATCCACAGAATCCCCAAATTGTATACATGGTCCAGCAACCTATGGTAAATACAAATTGTTAACATAATTCATTCCTGTTTTCCCAGTTTTCCTTCTGATGGTGTTTTATATGAcatgtgctgtcattttttcaATAGAGCTCTCCACCTGGTGCTCTTAGCTCAGAGGAGATTCAGGTACAGTAACAGAGCCAagatttttatctttatctcaACTTGTTTGAACAATCTGCTTAGGGAAtttggtgatgatgatgatttacTGTACTGAAACTTTCCTCTCTTTGTTTCAGATGGCATCTAAAATGAACCAGCTGGGTGTGTACATGTCCACAGTTCTTACAAACCTGCCC
This genomic window from Mastacembelus armatus chromosome 1, fMasArm1.2, whole genome shotgun sequence contains:
- the LOC113128561 gene encoding proline-rich protein HaeIII subfamily 1-like isoform X1; translation: MIIVLLLSSFTIMVSAVPVRPNVFLHLLSQREPTQAQRVQPVEATNHKPQTLANVEQPQPGVPQPMDPQGSPQTVPSLQQYSWPPLGGSPMIVPVQPSVYGFLPANQPALPQQPLIFPHYGYLPLFSSPHTNQVFSPYGFPVIRDAAFPPTPENPAPNSPVLPAETPSGTAPSRDTLQTMQQPQNPQIVYMVQQPMSSPPGALSSEEIQMASKMNQLGVYMSTVLTNLPAGAGLPVNQAAGLSNPEQEGNVPNIGTPSAGVSQQGLTGCGPQPNANSVPVGLEKAAQNVATVQTPVHPKPQPAKRNHI
- the LOC113128561 gene encoding proline-rich receptor-like protein kinase PERK14 isoform X2 encodes the protein MIIVLLLSSFTIMVSAVPVRPNVFLHLLSQREPTQAQRVQPVEATNHKPQTLANVEQPQPGVPQPMDPQGSPQTVPSLQQYSWPPLGGSPMIVPVQPSVYGFLPANQPALPQQPLIFPHYGYLPLFSSPHTNQFSPYGFPVIRDAAFPPTPENPAPNSPVLPAETPSGTAPSRDTLQTMQQPQNPQIVYMVQQPMSSPPGALSSEEIQMASKMNQLGVYMSTVLTNLPAGAGLPVNQAAGLSNPEQEGNVPNIGTPSAGVSQQGLTGCGPQPNANSVPVGLEKAAQNVATVQTPVHPKPQPAKRNHI
- the LOC113128439 gene encoding sulfated surface glycoprotein 185-like, encoding MKFFLLMVFCFISPLVANCHHYRSDSGSHERNYSRFRPKVFRPSSSFPFWPLKPAKRPHPPPPPPPPPPPPPPLPPPPPPPTLKPTTKPTKSPTPEPGTLPPPGPTTVKPRGDNR